A single genomic interval of Sceloporus undulatus isolate JIND9_A2432 ecotype Alabama chromosome 2, SceUnd_v1.1, whole genome shotgun sequence harbors:
- the CD74 gene encoding HLA class II histocompatibility antigen gamma chain: MMDPQQKLLKKSLESEIPLEKAFPVSFQPQQQKSAPEKTSTMEDDQNNLLPNPPADVVGQPARSSCSRRTIYTTLSILVALLIAGQALTVFFVYHHNERITKLAKDTAELKLGSLTQKLSQNSKPANRMKMSMVNMMPLVMRDDESLAYEAKLTNSTEDQVKRVLLRENPLRKFPELNNNFLENIGQLRKRMDYEDWKAFETWMHKWLLFQMAQNQIPEEKVKTKCQQEECTKGIHLGRFCAQCDENGNYLPKQCHHSTGFCWCVYKNGTEIEGTKGRGPLECTEKGKMLDLENVTSSGLELA, from the exons ATGATGGATCCACAACAG AAGCTTCTGAAGAAGAGTTTAGAGTCAGAGATCCCCTTGGAAAAAGCCTTTCCAGTCAGCTTCCAACCACAGCAGCAGAAGTCAGCTCCTGAGAAGACCAGCACCATGGAGGATGACCAGAACAACCTTCTCCCTAACCCACCAGCTGATGTGGTGGGACAGCCAGCaag GAGCTCTTGCAGCCGTAGAACCATCTACACGACCTTATCCATCCTGGTAGCCCTGCTTATTGCTGGCCAGGCACTCACTGTCTTCTTTGTGTATCATCACAATGAACGGATTACTAAACTGGCCAAGGACACTGCGGAACTGAAGCTAGGATCGCTGACTCAAAAACTTTCTCAGA ACTCCAAGCCAGCTAACAGGATGAAGATGTCAATGGTCAACATGATGCCACTTGTCATGAGGGATGATGAG TCTTTGGCATATGAAGCCAAGCTGACCAACAGCACTGAAGACCAGGTCAAACGTGTCCTACTG CGGGAAAACCCTTTGAGAAAATTCCCTGAGCTGAACAACAACTTCTTGGAAAATATTGGTCAGCTGAGGAAACGCATGGATTACGAGGACTGGAAG GCCTTTGAAACCTGGATGCACAAGTGGCTCCTCTTCCAAATGGCTCAAAATCAGATCCCAGAAGAAAAAG tgaaaaCCAAGTGCCAGCAAGAAGAGTGTACTAAAGGTATCCATCTGGGAAGATTCTGTGCCCAGTGTGATGAAAACGGCAACTATTTGCCTAAACAGTGCCATCATAGCACTGGGTTTTGCTGGTGTGTCTACAAAAATGGCACAGAGATTGAGGGCACTAAAGGCCGTGGACCCCTGGAATGCACTG aaaaggggaaaatgctGGATCTTGAGAATGTCACCTCTTCAGGCCTGGAGCTTGCCTAG